In Kitasatospora sp. NA04385, a single genomic region encodes these proteins:
- a CDS encoding O-methyltransferase — MTLTTDSHPAVLAAIAEECAALGFAMSCDRATGQLLRTLAAARPGGRVLELGTGAGAGTSWLLSGMDAGASLVSGELDPAVAAVAARHLGADPRLELVVGDGAELIDSLAPGGFDLVFADTWPGKFHHLDQALELLAPGGLYLVDDLLPQPTWPEEHAASVTALVERLTTDPRLHASYLDCSTGLLLATRRP, encoded by the coding sequence ATGACGCTCACCACCGACTCCCACCCCGCCGTGCTGGCCGCGATCGCCGAGGAGTGCGCGGCGCTCGGGTTCGCGATGTCGTGCGACCGGGCCACCGGGCAGCTGCTGCGCACGCTCGCGGCGGCCCGGCCCGGCGGGCGCGTCCTGGAGCTGGGCACGGGGGCCGGGGCCGGGACGAGCTGGCTGCTGAGCGGGATGGACGCGGGGGCCTCGCTGGTGAGCGGGGAGCTGGACCCGGCGGTGGCCGCCGTCGCGGCCCGGCACCTGGGGGCGGACCCGCGGCTGGAGCTGGTGGTGGGGGACGGGGCGGAGCTGATCGACTCGCTGGCGCCCGGCGGCTTCGACCTGGTCTTCGCGGACACCTGGCCGGGCAAGTTCCACCACCTCGACCAGGCGCTGGAACTGCTCGCCCCGGGCGGGCTGTACCTGGTCGACGACCTGCTGCCGCAGCCGACCTGGCCGGAGGAGCACGCCGCGTCCGTCACCGCCCTGGTCGAGCGCCTGACCACCGACCCGCGCCTGCACGCCAGCTACCTGGACTGCTCCACCGGCCTGCTGCTGGCCACCCGCCGCCCGTAG
- a CDS encoding DUF421 domain-containing protein, giving the protein MWQAMFVAGIPYAEKTIRTVLVYLALLVLLRAIGKRGLAQLNTFDLVVMLLLSNVVQNAVIGDDDSVSGGLYGALVLLATDWLLVRQAARWDWFNRLLDGTPTVLARDGAYDRRTIARQGIRVADLDVAVRHQGGDAIEETSLIVLEPSGTLLVKLKRGDQVADKNDVAALRAALAAIEARLPADR; this is encoded by the coding sequence ATGTGGCAGGCCATGTTCGTCGCGGGTATCCCGTACGCCGAGAAGACGATCCGCACGGTGCTGGTCTACCTGGCGCTGCTGGTGCTGCTGCGGGCGATCGGCAAGCGCGGCCTGGCCCAGCTGAACACCTTCGACCTGGTGGTGATGCTGCTGCTGTCGAACGTGGTGCAGAACGCGGTGATCGGCGACGACGACTCGGTCAGCGGCGGCCTGTACGGGGCGCTGGTGCTGCTGGCCACCGACTGGCTGCTGGTGCGGCAGGCGGCGCGCTGGGACTGGTTCAACCGGCTGCTGGACGGGACGCCGACGGTGCTGGCCCGGGACGGCGCGTACGACCGGCGGACGATCGCCCGGCAGGGCATCCGGGTGGCCGACCTGGACGTGGCGGTCCGGCACCAGGGCGGCGACGCGATCGAGGAGACCTCGCTGATCGTGCTGGAGCCCAGCGGGACGCTGCTGGTGAAGCTGAAGCGGGGCGACCAGGTCGCCGACAAGAACGACGTGGCGGCGCTCCGGGCGGCGCTGGCCGCGATCGAGGCCCGGCTGCCCGCCGACCGCTGA
- a CDS encoding APC family permease, translated as MRSEELGETLLPKRLALPVFASDPLSSVAYATGEILLVLTVGGTAFLYLTPWIALGVVALMAVVVLSYRQVVHAYPSGGGSYEVVSRNLGANPGLVVAASLLVDYVMTVAVSVASGVDNVISAFGSLADHRVALALGFTLLLTAVNLRGVRESGRAFAAPTYLFIGGILLMVVTGLVRLAFGDGPQAPTAQLGVAAEHGKDAVQGLGLLMLGLRAFASGCTALTGVEAISNGVPAFRAPKSRNAAATMTVMGVVAVVMFAGVTLLALTSHVHYVEDPCQLTGLAGDCHAHTQQTVIAQLAASVFGGSDSVLFYFVQAVTALVLILAANTAFNGFPLLASILARHRYLPRQLHTRGDRLAFSNGILALAVAAGALLWFYRADVTSLIHLYILGVFTSFTLSQVGMVRHWNRVLAAGADPAARSAARRARVINGLGAVTTALVLVIVLITKFTQGAWLAVAAALLLWLTMRGIRRHYDAVAAELAVGDGEEVRAPRPRRVHAVVPVSTLHRPTLRALGYAQAFRPDTLEAVTVDVEPESTAELRARWADSGLDVPLRVLDSPFREITKPVVAHVRELASARPGDAVAVIVPEYVVGHWWENLLHNQSALWLKSRLLFTPGVMVISVPWQLTSAGRADRPARRAPGALRRGEPTGPADHAEKAGA; from the coding sequence ATGCGCAGCGAGGAACTCGGCGAGACGCTGCTGCCCAAGCGGCTGGCGCTGCCGGTCTTCGCCTCCGACCCGCTCTCCTCGGTGGCCTACGCCACCGGCGAGATCCTGCTGGTGCTCACGGTCGGCGGCACCGCGTTCCTGTACCTGACGCCGTGGATCGCGCTGGGCGTGGTCGCCCTGATGGCCGTGGTGGTGCTGTCCTACCGGCAGGTGGTGCACGCCTACCCGAGCGGCGGCGGCTCGTACGAGGTGGTCTCGCGCAACCTCGGGGCGAACCCGGGGCTGGTGGTGGCCGCCTCGCTGCTGGTCGACTACGTGATGACGGTCGCCGTGTCGGTGGCCTCCGGCGTGGACAACGTCATCTCCGCGTTCGGCTCGCTGGCCGACCACCGGGTGGCGCTGGCGCTCGGCTTCACCCTGCTGCTGACCGCGGTCAACCTGCGCGGCGTGCGCGAGTCGGGGCGGGCGTTCGCCGCGCCGACGTACCTGTTCATCGGCGGCATCCTGCTGATGGTCGTCACCGGCCTGGTCCGGCTGGCCTTCGGCGACGGTCCGCAGGCGCCGACCGCGCAGCTGGGCGTCGCGGCCGAGCACGGCAAGGACGCCGTGCAGGGCCTGGGCCTGCTGATGCTGGGCCTGCGCGCCTTCGCCTCCGGCTGCACCGCGCTGACCGGCGTCGAGGCGATCTCCAACGGCGTGCCCGCCTTCCGCGCCCCGAAGTCCCGCAACGCGGCCGCGACCATGACGGTGATGGGCGTCGTCGCGGTGGTGATGTTCGCCGGCGTCACGCTGCTCGCGCTCACCTCGCACGTCCACTACGTCGAGGACCCCTGCCAACTGACCGGCCTGGCCGGGGACTGCCACGCCCACACCCAGCAGACCGTGATCGCCCAGCTGGCCGCGTCCGTCTTCGGCGGCTCCGACAGCGTGCTGTTCTACTTCGTCCAGGCGGTCACCGCGCTGGTGCTGATCCTGGCCGCGAACACCGCCTTCAACGGGTTCCCGCTGCTCGCCTCGATCCTCGCCCGGCACCGCTACCTGCCCCGGCAGCTGCACACCCGGGGCGACCGGCTGGCGTTCTCCAACGGCATCCTCGCGCTCGCGGTGGCGGCCGGGGCGCTGCTCTGGTTCTACCGGGCGGACGTCACCAGCCTGATCCACCTGTACATCCTGGGCGTGTTCACCTCCTTCACGCTCTCCCAGGTCGGGATGGTCCGGCACTGGAACCGGGTGCTGGCCGCCGGGGCCGACCCGGCCGCCCGCTCCGCCGCCCGGCGGGCCCGGGTGATCAACGGGCTGGGCGCCGTGACCACCGCGCTGGTGCTGGTCATCGTGCTGATCACCAAGTTCACCCAGGGCGCGTGGCTGGCGGTGGCCGCCGCCCTGCTGCTGTGGCTGACCATGCGCGGCATCCGCCGCCACTACGACGCCGTCGCCGCCGAGCTGGCCGTCGGGGACGGGGAGGAGGTGCGGGCGCCCCGGCCCCGGCGGGTGCACGCCGTCGTGCCGGTCTCCACGCTGCACCGGCCCACCCTGCGCGCGCTCGGCTACGCGCAGGCGTTCCGGCCCGACACCCTGGAGGCCGTCACCGTGGACGTCGAGCCCGAGTCCACCGCCGAACTGCGTGCCCGGTGGGCGGACAGCGGCCTGGACGTGCCGCTGCGGGTGCTCGACTCGCCGTTCCGGGAGATCACCAAGCCGGTGGTCGCGCACGTCCGGGAACTGGCCTCGGCCCGGCCCGGCGACGCGGTGGCCGTCATCGTCCCCGAGTACGTGGTCGGCCACTGGTGGGAGAACCTGCTGCACAACCAGTCCGCGCTGTGGCTCAAGAGCCGCCTGCTGTTCACCCCCGGCGTGATGGTCATCTCCGTTCCCTGGCAGCTCACTTCGGCCGGCCGCGCCGACCGCCCCGCCCGCCGGGCCCCCGGCGCCCTCCGCCGCGGCGAGCCCACCGGTCCGGCCGACCACGCGGAGAAGGCGGGGGCGTGA
- a CDS encoding Pls/PosA family non-ribosomal peptide synthetase has translation MITAPDTALFRAQDAPAPRTLVDVLAATAAAHPQEPALDDGRETLGYAALLTEVERVRRHLARAGVGLGDRVGVRVPSGGNQLYVAILAVLAAGAAYVPVDFEDPDERAELVFGEADVNAVIGAEYALDRVKPSGHDARPPEPGHDAWIIFTSGSTGKPKGVAVTHRSAAAFVDAEAAMFLRDEPIGPGDRVMAGLSVAFDASCEEMWLAWRHGACLVPVPRAQVRSGADLGPWLAEQEITVISTVPTLAALWPAEALNEVRLLIFGGEACPPELAERLVTEGREVWNTYGPTEATVVACGALMNGRAPIRIGLPLDGWELAVVDEAGEPVPMGGSGQLVIGGVGLARYLDPAKDAEKYAPLTSLGWERAYRSGDLVRAEPEGLVFLGRADEQIKLGGRRIELGEVDAALQALPAVSGAAAAVRTARSGNQLLVGYLVVQDGFDRDAAVARLRAELPAALVPLLATVAHLPTRTSGKVDRDALPWPLPDLETSGPAEQLYGTEAWLAEQWAQILGTPVRGADDDFFAIGGGSLAAAQLTTLLRARYPAASVLDVYQQPTLRKLARLLEKSAQSGGAARTVAPVPRRAQALQLLLTLPLATLTGLRWTLALGVLGTVLNLLGDYPWAPVAPWWLLAAGALLLYSAPGRLALAAGGARLLLRGVGPGSYPRGGSVHLRLWTAERLAEATGAVGLSGSWLIRYARALGCRVAPDVDLHALPPVTGLLRLGKGCAVENEVDLSGHWLDGDRLEIGALRIGAGAVVGTRSTLLPGAKVGKRAEVAPGSGVTGAVPTGQRWAGAPAVKTGKAERGWPKQRPPRTPRWAAVYGATGFALALLPLLAALPGLLIAGWFVHPGDGLGQAVRGALIALVPATLSYGLAYAALVLVGVRLLSLGLRTGYHPLHGRVGWQAWTVSQLMDLARETLFPLYAGLITPVWLRLLGMRVGKGAEVSTVLALPSLTKVGDGAFLADDTLIAPYELGGGWVRIGRAEIGERAFLGNSGMTAPGRAVPDRGLVGVLSATPKKAKRGSSYLGMPPVRLPRAADTADLALTYEPPARLRWARGLTELARIVPVLASAALAVLTAAALCALGQPLLSGLVLLGAGLAACLVSAAAKWLLVGRFRAVEHPLWSGFVWRNELADTFTEVLAVPWLVGRTAGTPLMNLWLRALGAKIGHGVWCESYWLPEADLVTLGDGVSVNRGCVLQTHLFHDRIMRLDTVELRAGATLGPGGIVLPGSTVGERSTLGPASLVMRAETVPADTRWLGNPIEAWQ, from the coding sequence ATGATCACCGCCCCCGACACCGCGCTGTTCCGCGCCCAGGACGCGCCCGCGCCGCGCACCCTGGTCGACGTGCTGGCGGCCACCGCCGCCGCGCACCCGCAGGAGCCCGCGCTGGACGACGGGCGCGAGACGCTCGGCTACGCGGCGCTGCTCACCGAGGTCGAACGCGTCCGCCGGCACCTGGCCAGGGCGGGCGTCGGCCTCGGCGACCGGGTCGGCGTCCGCGTCCCCTCCGGCGGCAACCAGCTGTACGTGGCGATCCTGGCGGTGCTCGCCGCGGGCGCCGCCTACGTGCCGGTCGACTTCGAGGACCCGGACGAGCGGGCCGAACTGGTCTTCGGCGAGGCCGACGTCAACGCCGTGATCGGCGCCGAGTACGCCCTCGACCGGGTCAAGCCGTCCGGCCACGACGCCCGGCCGCCCGAGCCCGGCCACGACGCCTGGATCATCTTCACCTCCGGCTCCACCGGCAAGCCCAAGGGCGTCGCCGTCACGCACCGCAGCGCCGCCGCGTTCGTCGACGCCGAGGCCGCGATGTTCCTCCGGGACGAGCCGATCGGGCCCGGCGACCGGGTGATGGCCGGGCTGTCGGTGGCCTTCGACGCCTCCTGCGAGGAGATGTGGCTGGCCTGGCGGCACGGCGCCTGCCTGGTGCCCGTCCCGCGCGCCCAGGTCCGCTCCGGCGCCGACCTCGGCCCGTGGCTGGCCGAGCAGGAGATCACCGTGATCTCCACCGTCCCGACGCTGGCCGCGCTGTGGCCCGCCGAGGCGCTGAACGAGGTCCGGCTGCTGATCTTCGGCGGCGAGGCCTGCCCGCCCGAACTCGCCGAGCGCCTGGTCACCGAGGGCCGCGAGGTGTGGAACACCTACGGCCCCACCGAGGCCACCGTGGTCGCCTGCGGCGCCCTGATGAACGGCCGGGCCCCGATCCGGATCGGCCTGCCGCTGGACGGCTGGGAGCTCGCCGTCGTCGACGAGGCGGGCGAACCCGTCCCGATGGGCGGCAGCGGCCAGCTGGTGATCGGCGGCGTCGGCCTGGCCCGCTACCTCGACCCGGCCAAGGACGCCGAGAAGTACGCCCCGCTGACCTCCCTCGGCTGGGAGCGCGCCTACCGCTCCGGCGACCTGGTCCGCGCCGAACCCGAGGGCCTGGTCTTCCTCGGCCGCGCCGACGAGCAGATCAAACTGGGCGGACGCCGGATCGAACTGGGCGAGGTCGACGCGGCCCTCCAGGCGCTGCCCGCCGTCTCCGGCGCCGCCGCCGCCGTCCGCACCGCCCGCAGCGGCAACCAGCTGCTGGTCGGCTACCTGGTCGTCCAGGACGGCTTCGACCGGGACGCCGCCGTCGCCCGGCTGCGCGCCGAACTGCCCGCCGCCCTCGTCCCGCTGCTCGCCACCGTCGCGCACCTGCCCACCCGCACCTCCGGCAAGGTCGACCGGGACGCGCTGCCCTGGCCGCTGCCCGACCTGGAGACCTCCGGCCCCGCCGAGCAGCTGTACGGCACCGAGGCCTGGCTCGCCGAGCAGTGGGCGCAGATCCTCGGCACCCCCGTCCGCGGCGCCGACGACGACTTCTTCGCGATCGGCGGCGGCTCGCTGGCCGCCGCCCAGCTCACCACCCTGCTGCGCGCCCGCTACCCGGCCGCCTCCGTCCTCGACGTCTACCAGCAGCCCACCCTGCGCAAGCTCGCCCGGCTGCTGGAGAAGTCCGCCCAGTCCGGGGGAGCGGCCCGCACCGTCGCTCCCGTGCCCCGCCGCGCCCAGGCGCTGCAACTGCTGCTCACCCTGCCGCTGGCCACCCTCACCGGCCTGCGCTGGACGCTCGCCCTCGGCGTCCTCGGCACCGTGCTGAACCTGCTCGGCGACTACCCGTGGGCCCCCGTCGCGCCCTGGTGGCTGCTGGCCGCCGGCGCCCTGCTGCTGTACTCCGCCCCCGGCCGCCTCGCGCTCGCCGCCGGCGGCGCCCGGCTGCTGCTGCGCGGCGTCGGCCCCGGCAGCTACCCGCGCGGCGGCTCCGTCCACCTGCGGCTGTGGACCGCCGAACGGCTCGCCGAGGCCACCGGCGCGGTCGGCCTCTCCGGCTCCTGGCTGATCCGCTACGCCCGGGCGCTCGGCTGCCGGGTCGCCCCCGACGTCGACCTGCACGCCCTGCCGCCCGTCACCGGCCTGCTGCGCCTGGGCAAGGGCTGCGCGGTCGAGAACGAGGTCGACCTGTCCGGCCACTGGCTGGACGGCGACCGGCTGGAGATCGGCGCGCTGCGGATCGGCGCCGGCGCCGTGGTCGGCACCCGCTCGACCCTGCTGCCCGGCGCCAAGGTCGGCAAGCGCGCCGAGGTCGCCCCCGGCTCCGGCGTCACCGGCGCCGTCCCCACCGGCCAGCGCTGGGCCGGCGCGCCCGCCGTCAAGACCGGCAAGGCCGAACGCGGCTGGCCGAAGCAGCGCCCGCCGCGCACCCCGCGCTGGGCCGCCGTCTACGGCGCCACCGGCTTCGCCCTCGCCCTGCTGCCGCTGCTCGCCGCGCTGCCCGGCCTGCTGATCGCCGGGTGGTTCGTCCACCCCGGCGACGGCCTCGGCCAGGCCGTCCGCGGCGCCCTGATCGCCCTCGTCCCCGCCACCCTCTCCTACGGGCTCGCCTACGCCGCGCTCGTACTGGTCGGCGTCCGGCTGCTCTCGCTCGGCCTGCGCACCGGCTACCACCCGCTGCACGGCCGGGTCGGCTGGCAGGCCTGGACGGTCAGCCAGCTGATGGACCTGGCCCGCGAGACGCTGTTCCCGCTGTACGCCGGGCTGATCACCCCGGTGTGGCTGCGGCTGCTCGGCATGCGGGTCGGCAAGGGCGCCGAGGTGTCCACCGTGCTGGCGCTGCCCAGCCTGACCAAGGTCGGCGACGGCGCGTTCCTCGCCGACGACACCCTGATCGCCCCGTACGAGCTGGGCGGCGGCTGGGTGCGGATCGGGCGGGCCGAGATCGGCGAGCGGGCCTTCCTCGGCAACTCCGGGATGACCGCGCCCGGCCGGGCCGTCCCCGACCGGGGCCTGGTCGGCGTGCTCTCCGCGACGCCCAAGAAGGCCAAGCGCGGCAGCTCCTACCTGGGCATGCCGCCGGTCAGGCTGCCCCGGGCCGCCGACACCGCCGACCTCGCCCTCACCTACGAGCCGCCCGCCCGGCTGCGCTGGGCCCGCGGCCTGACCGAACTGGCCCGGATCGTCCCGGTGCTCGCCTCCGCCGCGCTGGCCGTGCTCACCGCCGCCGCGCTGTGCGCCCTCGGGCAGCCGCTGCTGTCCGGCCTGGTGCTGCTCGGCGCGGGCCTGGCCGCCTGCCTGGTCTCCGCCGCCGCCAAGTGGCTGCTGGTCGGCCGGTTCCGGGCCGTCGAGCACCCGCTGTGGTCCGGCTTCGTGTGGCGCAACGAGCTGGCCGACACCTTCACCGAGGTGCTCGCCGTGCCCTGGCTGGTCGGCCGCACCGCCGGGACGCCGCTGATGAACCTGTGGCTGCGCGCGCTCGGCGCGAAGATCGGCCACGGCGTGTGGTGCGAGAGCTACTGGCTGCCCGAGGCCGACCTGGTCACCCTCGGCGACGGCGTCAGCGTCAACCGCGGCTGCGTGCTACAGACCCACCTCTTCCACGACCGGATCATGCGGCTGGATACTGTGGAGCTCCGCGCGGGCGCCACCCTCGGCCCGGGCGGGATCGTGCTGCCCGGCAGCACCGTCGGCGAGCGCTCCACCCTCGGCCCGGCCTCCCTGGTGATGCGCGCCGAGACGGTGCCCGCCGACACCCGCTGGCTCGGCAACCCGATCGAGGCCTGGCAGTAG
- a CDS encoding M1 family metallopeptidase, with product MSSQQVSAADPYFPRHGDRRYRAHRYEIALDYRPGPNRLAASARIAAIAGPEPLREFALDLAAFRIGKVLVDGRAAHWTHRDGKLRIKPAKAPAAGAVFTCEVHWSGNPRPVRSPWGGLGFEEITDGALVASQPTGAPSWFPCNDSPADKAAYQLSVTTASPYAVVTGGRLLSRTTRSSATTWVYEQPAPTASYLVGLAIAPLRQVPLAERAPGTVPQSGWVPQPLVARFEHDFARQPQMMRLFEELFGPYPFDGYTVAVVDEDLDVPVEAQGMATFGRNHVDGRRGWERLVAHELAHQWFGNSVTVADWRHIWLNEGLAKYAEWLWSERTGGPTAQHRAAEAHRQLRALPQDLAIGDPGKRHMFDDRVYERGGLTVHALRCALGDTGFFRLLRDWATAYRHAVVTTADFAAHAARYTDRPLGPLLDAWLHRGALPDLPVPEPEPSPAPRPGVLGGTGREAVRRFLKDRGT from the coding sequence TTGAGCTCCCAGCAGGTTTCCGCCGCCGACCCGTACTTCCCCCGGCACGGGGACCGGCGCTACCGGGCCCACCGGTACGAGATCGCGCTCGACTACCGGCCCGGGCCCAACCGGCTGGCGGCCTCCGCCCGGATCGCCGCCATCGCCGGGCCCGAGCCGCTGCGCGAGTTCGCCCTCGACCTGGCGGCCTTCCGGATCGGCAAGGTGCTGGTCGACGGCCGGGCCGCGCACTGGACGCACCGGGACGGCAAGCTGCGGATCAAGCCCGCCAAGGCCCCCGCCGCCGGGGCGGTGTTCACCTGCGAGGTGCACTGGTCCGGCAACCCGCGCCCGGTGCGCAGCCCCTGGGGCGGCCTCGGCTTCGAGGAGATCACCGACGGCGCGCTGGTCGCCTCCCAGCCCACCGGTGCCCCGTCCTGGTTCCCCTGCAACGACAGCCCCGCCGACAAGGCCGCCTACCAGCTGAGCGTCACCACCGCGTCCCCGTACGCGGTGGTCACCGGCGGCCGCCTGCTCAGCCGCACCACCCGCTCCTCCGCCACCACCTGGGTGTACGAGCAGCCCGCGCCCACCGCCAGCTACCTGGTCGGGCTGGCGATCGCCCCGCTGCGGCAGGTCCCGCTGGCCGAGCGCGCCCCCGGCACCGTCCCGCAGAGCGGCTGGGTGCCGCAGCCGCTGGTGGCCCGGTTCGAGCACGACTTCGCCCGGCAGCCGCAGATGATGCGCCTGTTCGAGGAGCTGTTCGGCCCGTACCCGTTCGACGGCTACACCGTCGCCGTGGTCGACGAGGACCTGGACGTGCCGGTCGAAGCGCAGGGCATGGCCACCTTCGGCCGCAACCACGTCGACGGGCGGCGCGGCTGGGAGCGCCTGGTCGCCCACGAGCTGGCCCACCAGTGGTTCGGCAACAGCGTCACCGTCGCCGACTGGCGGCACATCTGGCTCAACGAGGGCCTGGCCAAGTACGCCGAATGGCTGTGGTCCGAGCGCACCGGCGGCCCCACCGCCCAGCACCGGGCCGCCGAAGCGCACCGGCAGCTGCGCGCCCTCCCGCAGGACCTGGCGATCGGCGACCCCGGCAAGCGGCACATGTTCGACGACCGGGTCTACGAGCGCGGCGGCCTGACCGTGCACGCGCTGCGCTGCGCCCTCGGCGACACCGGGTTCTTCCGGCTGCTGCGCGACTGGGCCACCGCCTACCGGCATGCCGTGGTCACCACCGCCGACTTCGCCGCACACGCCGCCCGCTACACCGACCGCCCGCTCGGCCCGCTGCTCGACGCCTGGCTGCACCGGGGCGCACTGCCCGACCTGCCCGTCCCGGAGCCGGAGCCGTCCCCGGCCCCCCGGCCTGGTGTACTGGGAGGCACGGGCCGTGAGGCCGTCCGTCGCTTCCTGAAGGATCGAGGAACATGA
- the lpdA gene encoding dihydrolipoyl dehydrogenase yields the protein MSTHYDVVVLGAGPGGYTAAVRSAQLGLRTAVIEGKYWGGVCLNVGCIPSKALLRNAELAHTVLNEAGLYGIEVDGKVSFDYGKAFSRSRQVADGRVKGVHYLMKKNGITEYDGRGTFVDDHTLQVALNGGGFEVVTFDHCIVATGATTRLLPGTSLSERVVTYEEQILTERLPESIVIAGAGAIGVEFAYVLHNYGVQVTIVEFLDRMVPLEDAEVSAELAKHYRKLGIKVLTSTRVDAIDDSDPAGPVKVTVTRDGKQEVLEADKVLQAIGFVPRVQGYGLEVTGVQLTERGAIAVDGRGRTSVEHIFAIGDVTAKLMLAHAAEAMAVIAAETIAGAETMEIDFVMVPRATYCQPQVASFGYTEAQAREQGYAVKVAKFPFTANGKAHGLGHPVGFVKVICDETHGELLGAHLIGPEVTELLPELTLAQQWDLTVHEVGRNVHAHPTLGEAVKEAIHGLAGHMINM from the coding sequence ATGAGCACGCACTACGACGTGGTCGTCCTGGGCGCCGGCCCCGGCGGCTACACCGCCGCCGTCCGCTCCGCCCAGCTCGGCCTGCGCACCGCGGTGATCGAGGGCAAGTACTGGGGCGGCGTCTGTCTCAACGTCGGCTGCATCCCCTCGAAGGCCCTGCTGCGCAACGCCGAGCTCGCGCACACCGTGCTGAACGAGGCCGGGCTGTACGGCATCGAGGTCGACGGCAAGGTCTCCTTCGACTACGGCAAGGCGTTCAGCCGCTCCCGGCAGGTCGCCGACGGCCGGGTCAAGGGCGTCCACTACCTGATGAAGAAGAACGGCATCACCGAGTACGACGGCCGGGGCACCTTCGTCGACGACCACACCCTCCAGGTCGCCCTCAACGGCGGCGGCTTCGAGGTCGTCACCTTCGACCACTGCATCGTCGCGACCGGCGCCACCACCCGGCTGCTGCCCGGCACCTCGCTCAGCGAACGGGTCGTCACCTACGAGGAGCAGATCCTCACCGAGCGGCTGCCGGAGTCGATCGTCATCGCCGGCGCCGGCGCGATCGGCGTCGAGTTCGCGTACGTGCTGCACAACTACGGCGTGCAGGTCACCATCGTCGAGTTCCTGGACCGGATGGTGCCGCTGGAGGACGCCGAGGTGTCCGCCGAACTCGCCAAGCATTACCGCAAGTTGGGCATCAAGGTGCTCACCTCGACCCGGGTCGACGCGATCGACGACTCCGACCCGGCGGGGCCGGTGAAGGTCACCGTCACCCGGGACGGCAAGCAGGAGGTGCTGGAGGCCGACAAGGTGCTCCAGGCGATCGGCTTCGTGCCGCGGGTGCAGGGCTACGGCCTGGAGGTCACCGGCGTGCAGCTCACCGAGCGCGGCGCCATCGCCGTCGACGGGCGCGGCCGCACCAGCGTCGAGCACATCTTCGCGATCGGCGACGTCACCGCGAAGCTGATGCTCGCGCACGCCGCCGAGGCGATGGCCGTGATCGCCGCCGAGACCATCGCCGGGGCCGAGACCATGGAGATCGACTTCGTGATGGTCCCGCGCGCCACCTACTGCCAGCCGCAGGTCGCCAGCTTCGGTTACACCGAGGCGCAGGCCCGGGAGCAGGGGTACGCGGTCAAGGTCGCCAAGTTCCCGTTCACCGCGAACGGCAAGGCGCACGGCCTCGGCCACCCGGTCGGCTTCGTCAAGGTGATCTGCGACGAGACCCACGGCGAACTGCTCGGCGCCCACCTGATCGGCCCCGAGGTCACCGAGCTGCTGCCGGAACTGACGCTGGCCCAGCAGTGGGACCTGACGGTGCACGAGGTCGGCCGCAACGTGCACGCCCACCCGACGCTGGGCGAGGCCGTCAAGGAGGCGATCCACGGCCTGGCCGGGCACATGATCAACATGTAG